From the Panthera leo isolate Ple1 chromosome C1, P.leo_Ple1_pat1.1, whole genome shotgun sequence genome, one window contains:
- the TMEM37 gene encoding voltage-dependent calcium channel gamma-like subunit, whose translation MTAIAVQAQRLLAQRRPQRPFLESFIRVLIIVCAALALVLSSVSICDGHWLLAEDRLFGLWHFCTSSNQTGPRCLRDLSQAHVPGLDVGMVLARSVGALAVVVAILGLELLMVSQVCEDLHSRRKWAVGCVLLLISFILSSGGLLSFVILLWNQVTLIGFTLMFWCEFTASFLFFLNAISGLHVNSITHPWSQPRKF comes from the exons ATGACTGCCATCGCGGTGCAG GCCCAGAGGCTGCTGGCCCAGCGGAGGCCCCAGCGGCCCTTCTTGGAATCCTTCATCCGGGTCCTCATCATTGTGTGCGCCGCCCTGGCCCTGGTCCTCTCCTCCGTCTCCATCTGCGATGGCCACTGGCTGCTGGCTGAGGACCGCCTCTTTGGGCTCTGGCACTTCTGCACTTCCTCCAACCAGACGGGGCCACGCTGCCTCAGAGACCTGAGTCAGGCCCACGTGCCCGGGCTGGACGTGGGCATGGTCCTGGCCCGCAGCGTGGGCGCCCTGGCTGTGGTGGTCGCCATTTTGGGCCTGGAGCTCCTCATGGTGTCCCAGGTGTGTGAAGACCTCCACTCACGGCGCAAGTGGGCTGTGGGCTGTgtcctcctcctcatctctttCATCCTCTCGTCCGGGGGGCTCCTGAGTTTTGTGATCCTCCTCTGGAACCAGGTCACGCTCATTGGTTTCACCCTGATGTTCTGGTGCGAGTTCACggcctccttcctcttctttctgaatGCCATCAGCGGCCTTCACGTCAACAGCATCACCCATCCCTGGAGCCAACCGAGGAAGTTTTAG